The following nucleotide sequence is from Pandoraea thiooxydans.
ATATTGTCCGCGCACAGTTGGAAATTCTCGGCGGGCCACTTGCGCTTGACGATCGCGCGCAACATGATCTTGATCACTTCGGCGCTGCCGACGCCAAACTTGATCTGCGTCTGCAGACCATAGCGAACGCTTTTCTCGATGTCGTCTTCCTTCCAGACATCGTGATTGGCAAACGCGCCGATCGCGGGCATGTAGTTCAGCATCATGTCCGACAGCGTGGTCACGCCCCAATGCGTGTTCATGAAGCCGCCCTTGGCGCGCCCCAACGCGGACTTGCGGAAATCGTCGTCATTGCCCACGCTGTAGGTCAGGTGCGCGAGCTCGCCCAGGCCGATCACCGGTTCCATCTTCAACAGCGCATCGGTGACCTCCACCGAGGTTTTCTTGCCGGGCGCAAACGCATACACGCGATACGGCAAGCGCTCGTGGTGCTTGAACAGTTGCGCGGTCGCCGGCACCGCCTCGGCTCCGGCCGCGCTTACGAAATCCAGGCATTCGGAAAAAATGGTGGTCGTGCCGCAAGGAACGATCGCCTCGCCGAACGCGGCGGGATGCGCCAGTTGCGCGTCGAAGTGAACGTGCGCGTCGATCAGCCCGGGAATCGCATACAGCCCCTCGCCATCGAACACCTGACGCACCTTGATGGCCGTCTCGTCGGGATTCAGGGCGACGATGCGCTTGTCATAAACCAGAATCGAGCCCTGGTACACGGTTTCGCTGTGCACATCCAGGATGTTCAGATTCCTCAGCAGCAAATCCGCTTCCTTTTTCCCGTTCAGGATGTCGAAAATTGCCCTCACCTGATCGTAGTGGGCGGCAACCTGATCGCGTTGCGCGGATGCCGAGGCATTTCTCTCGGTGATTTCTTGGTACATGGCTTGTCTCTCTCTCATCAATTGGCACGAGCCTGTTTGCCGCGGCTCGGCAGCGAACCCATCCGTCAGACCGAGGCTAAACCCCGCGTGCGGCAAAGCGGGACGAGCGCGGGTTCGGCTCTTTCAGATCCCGTCGCCAACCAGGGCGACTGGCGTAATGAAAACCCAATTAACCGTTTCTGAAAAGCGATGTTTTAAGCACATAATGTGCATTTTTCGAGTACGCTACGGTTTCACTCAGGATCCATCGCCATGCTCCACTCACGCCTTCTGCGCTACATCGACGAAGTCGCACGCTGCGGTTCCATCCGCGCGGCCGGCGAAAAACTGCACGTCGCCCCGTCGGCCATCAGCAAGCACGTCCTGCTGCTCGAAGAGACCATCGGCGAGCCCTTGTTCGAGCGCCTGCCGCGCGGGCTGCGGCCAACAGCGGCAGGAGAAATTCTTCTGGCTCACGTGCGCAGCACCTTATCGGCGTACCGCCAGGTCGAAGCCGAGATACGGGATCTGAAAGCGCTGGAAAAGGGCGAAGTGATCATTGCCACCATGACTGGCCTGGCCAGTGGTATCGCCTCGACCGCCGCGACACACTTCTGCGCGCAACATCCCCACATAAAACTTTCCATTCGGGTGATGCCGGTGCTTGAAATCCTGGATGCGATCGCCAGCGGCGACGCCGATCTTGGCCTGGGCTTCAATCTGCCGCCCTCGCCCCAACTCGAAACCCTCTGGGAAATGGACACGCGCTTGGGCGCCGTGATTTCTCCGAGCCATGCGCTGGCACGCATGGAATCCATTCCGCTGGCCTATTGCGCGTCTTACCCGCTCATCTTCCCGGATCGCTCCATGCTGATCCATGGCATCGTCGCCGACACTTTCGCCGAGGCTGGCCTCAGCGTCGAGCCGGCCTTCCGCACCAATTCGATCGAGACGATGAAGCGACTCGCAGCCGCCGGCGAAAGCATTGCCTTTCTCAGCAAGTTCGACATCGTCGAGGAGTATCGCCAGGAGGTCCTCACCTACCGTCAGATCCGCGATCGCGCCTTCAGCAAGAACGTACTCTCGCTGGTTCGCCGCGCAAAGCTCGGGCGGGGTCTTGCAAGCGTGATGCTCGCCGAGGAGATCATCGGTGTGCTGGGCGCGATGAGCGGATAGGGTTTCCCGTTGTTTATGCTTCGTCCATTGTCGCATCGCGCTCTTTGGCCCGGCGCCCGCCGGTGTTCGCAGAGGCGCGGGGAAATACACTTCGGGAGCGATCGTAACCAACCGCGCCTCGGCCGCCAAAGCGCTTCTGCCCAGTGTGACTCAGCCACGGCACGATCCGTGCTGCGCGCTGCGCACTCGTTCTGTCTATACTGGTACAGCAAACGGTCTCCGAGGTACGCCTACATGGGCCGTCATCCAGGCCCCAACAAATACCGGGGCTCCTTATGGAGTGCAAAATGACCAAACGACGCGACGTGCCGGGCATCCGGCGCTATGACGCCCCCGCCGGCGGATGGGGCGCGCTGCGAGCCACCGCGCAGGCGATCCGGCAACAAATGGAAGGGCTCGGCGCACCGATCACCCTGCTGCGCACCAACCAGCCCGACGGCTTCGATTGCCCCGGCTGCGCATGGCCCGACAAAGAGCATAGGTCGACCTTCCAGTTCTGCGAGAACGGTGCCAAGGCGGTCACCTGGGAAGCGACCAGCAAGCGGGTCGGACCGGATTTTTTCGAACGCCACACAGTGTCTTCGCTGCTGCGGCGATCCGATTACGAGCTGGAAGATCTTGGCCGGCTCACCCACCCGCTGGTCTACGATCGCGCCACCGACACCTTCCGTGCCGTCGAGTGGGAAGCGGCGTTTGCCCGCATCGGCGAGATCCTGCGGGGCCTGCCCTCGCCCGATCAGGTCGAGTTCTATACGTCCGGCCGGGCGTCGAACGAAGCGGCCTACCTCTTTCAGTTGTTTGCGCGCGAATACGGCACCAACAATTTCCCCGATTGCTCGAACATGTGTCACGAGCCGACCAGCGTGGGGCTGCCGCAATCGATCGGCATCGGCAAGGGCACCGTCTCGCTCGACGACTTCGACGCCGCCGAACTCATCATCTCGATCGGGCATAACCCCGGCACCAATCACCCGCGCATGATGGGCACGCTGCACGAGGCCTCGCGCCGGGGCGTGCCCATCATCGTCTTCAATCCGCTGCGCGAGCGAGCGCTGGAGCGCTTCGCCGATCCGCAGAATGTCGTCGAGATGGCGACCTACGGCTCGACCCGCATCGCATCGACCTACTACCAGGTCGATGCCGGCGGCGATGCAGCCGCCCTCAAAGGCATCATGAAGGCGCTGCTGGCCATGGACGCGGCGCACGGCAACGTGCTCGATCATGCATTCATTGCCGAGCACACCCAAGGATTCGACGCCTTCGCCGCCGACCTGGCGACAACCACCTGGGCCGACATCGAAACCGTCAGCGGACTGGCCCGCGGCGAACTGGAGCAAGTCGCGGCCGCCTATGCCAAATCGAATGCGACCATCGTCACTTATGGCATGGGCATCACCCAGCACAACCGCGGCACTGCAAACGTCCGCCTGATCGCCGACCTGCTGCTGTTGCGCGGCAATTTCGGCAAACCCGGCGCCGGCATCTGCCCGTTGCGCGGCCACTCGAACGTGCAGGGCAATCGCACCGTCGGCATCACCGAAAAACCTTCCGCCGCGTT
It contains:
- a CDS encoding LysR family transcriptional regulator, giving the protein MLHSRLLRYIDEVARCGSIRAAGEKLHVAPSAISKHVLLLEETIGEPLFERLPRGLRPTAAGEILLAHVRSTLSAYRQVEAEIRDLKALEKGEVIIATMTGLASGIASTAATHFCAQHPHIKLSIRVMPVLEILDAIASGDADLGLGFNLPPSPQLETLWEMDTRLGAVISPSHALARMESIPLAYCASYPLIFPDRSMLIHGIVADTFAEAGLSVEPAFRTNSIETMKRLAAAGESIAFLSKFDIVEEYRQEVLTYRQIRDRAFSKNVLSLVRRAKLGRGLASVMLAEEIIGVLGAMSG
- a CDS encoding FdhF/YdeP family oxidoreductase, translated to MTKRRDVPGIRRYDAPAGGWGALRATAQAIRQQMEGLGAPITLLRTNQPDGFDCPGCAWPDKEHRSTFQFCENGAKAVTWEATSKRVGPDFFERHTVSSLLRRSDYELEDLGRLTHPLVYDRATDTFRAVEWEAAFARIGEILRGLPSPDQVEFYTSGRASNEAAYLFQLFAREYGTNNFPDCSNMCHEPTSVGLPQSIGIGKGTVSLDDFDAAELIISIGHNPGTNHPRMMGTLHEASRRGVPIIVFNPLRERALERFADPQNVVEMATYGSTRIASTYYQVDAGGDAAALKGIMKALLAMDAAHGNVLDHAFIAEHTQGFDAFAADLATTTWADIETVSGLARGELEQVAAAYAKSNATIVTYGMGITQHNRGTANVRLIADLLLLRGNFGKPGAGICPLRGHSNVQGNRTVGITEKPSAAFLQRIEDVFGFKPPATHGHDAVRTMQAMIDGSAKALICLGGNFAVALPDAGQSFAAMGKLDLSVHVGTKLNRSHLLVARETYVLPCLGRTELDLQGGMRQSITVEDSMSMVHASAGKLPPASEQLRSEPAIVAGMASATLPHSKVAWPALVADYDKIRDVIEQTVPGFDSYNARIRIPGGFRLPLPPTERVWPTPSGKAMFSVFGGVKEDADVYGADEVLRLITIRSHDQYNTTIYAMDDRYRGVFGRRDVLFMNEADLAERGLEHGDLVDIETVVTGRPLRLEKITAIAYSIAQGSVAAYYPEANVLVPLDYFDKESGTPSYKSVPVRVTRSG